In Mycobacterium sp. 050128, one genomic interval encodes:
- the clpB gene encoding ATP-dependent chaperone ClpB, translated as MDSFNPTTKTQAALTSALQAASAAGNPEIRPAHLLLALLTQNDGIAAPLLEAVGVEPATIRAEAERLLERLPQASGSSSQPQLSRESLSAITTAQHLATEMDDEYVSTEHLMVGLATGDSDVAKLLTGHGASPQALREAFVKVRGSARVTSPEPEATYQALEKYSTDLTERAREGKLDPVIGRDNEIRRVVQVLSRRTKNNPVLIGEPGVGKTAIVEGLAQRIVAGDVPESLRDKTVVSLDMGSMVAGAKYRGEFEERLKAVLDDIKNSAGQIITFIDELHTIVGAGATGEGAMDAGNMIKPMLARGELRLVGATTLDEYRKYIEKDAALERRFQQVLVGEPSVEDTVGILRGLKDRYEVHHGVRITDSALVAAATLSDRYITARFLPDKAIDLVDEAASRLKMEIDSRPVEIDEVERLVRRLEIEEMALEKEEDDASKERLEKLRSELADQKEKLAELTTRWQNEKSAIDIVRDLKEQLEALRGESERAERDGDLAKAAELRYGRIPEVEKKLDAALPHAEARENVMLKEEVGPDDIADVVSAWTGIPAGRMLEGETAKLLRMEDELGKRVIGQKAAVTAVSDAVRRSRAGVADPNRPTGSFMFLGPTGVGKTELAKALAEFLFDDERAMVRIDMSEYGEKHSVARLVGAPPGYIGYDQGGQLTEAVRRRPYTVILFDEIEKAHPDVFDVLLQVLDEGRLTDGQGRTVDFRNTILILTSNLGSGGSEEQVMAAVRSAFKPEFINRLDDVIIFHGLEPGELVQIVDIQLAQLQKRLAQRRLTLEVSLPAKQWLAQRGFDPVYGARPLRRLVQQAIGDQLAKMLLAGEVHDGDTIPVNVSPDGDALILG; from the coding sequence GTGGACTCTTTTAACCCGACCACCAAGACGCAAGCGGCCCTGACATCCGCTTTACAGGCGGCCAGCGCCGCCGGTAACCCCGAGATCAGGCCGGCTCATCTGCTGTTGGCGCTGCTGACCCAGAACGATGGCATCGCCGCGCCGCTGCTGGAAGCTGTCGGTGTCGAGCCCGCGACCATTCGCGCCGAAGCCGAGCGCCTGCTCGAGCGGCTGCCCCAGGCCAGCGGATCCAGCTCGCAACCGCAACTGTCGCGAGAATCGCTGAGCGCTATCACCACCGCCCAGCACCTGGCCACCGAGATGGACGACGAATACGTCTCCACCGAGCACCTGATGGTGGGCCTGGCCACCGGCGATTCCGACGTCGCCAAGCTGCTCACCGGTCATGGCGCGTCGCCGCAGGCGCTCCGGGAGGCGTTCGTCAAGGTCCGCGGCAGCGCCCGGGTCACCAGTCCCGAGCCGGAGGCCACCTATCAGGCGCTGGAGAAGTACTCCACCGACCTGACCGAGCGCGCGCGTGAAGGCAAACTCGACCCGGTCATCGGGCGGGACAACGAGATCCGTCGCGTCGTGCAGGTGCTCTCCCGTCGCACCAAGAACAACCCGGTGCTGATCGGCGAGCCCGGCGTCGGCAAGACCGCGATCGTCGAGGGCCTGGCCCAGCGCATCGTGGCCGGCGACGTGCCCGAGAGTCTGCGCGACAAGACCGTCGTCAGCCTGGACATGGGTTCGATGGTGGCCGGCGCCAAGTACCGCGGCGAGTTCGAGGAGCGGCTCAAGGCCGTGCTCGACGACATCAAGAACTCCGCCGGACAGATCATCACGTTCATCGACGAGCTGCACACCATCGTCGGCGCCGGTGCGACCGGCGAGGGGGCGATGGACGCCGGCAACATGATCAAGCCGATGCTGGCCCGCGGCGAGCTGCGGCTGGTCGGCGCCACCACGCTCGACGAGTACCGCAAGTACATCGAGAAGGATGCTGCGCTGGAGCGGCGTTTCCAGCAGGTGCTGGTCGGTGAGCCGTCGGTGGAGGACACCGTCGGCATCCTGCGCGGGCTCAAGGACCGCTACGAGGTGCACCACGGTGTGCGCATCACCGACTCGGCCCTGGTGGCCGCGGCGACGCTGTCCGACCGCTACATCACCGCCCGCTTCCTGCCGGACAAGGCCATCGACCTCGTCGACGAGGCCGCCAGCCGGCTCAAGATGGAGATCGACTCGCGGCCCGTCGAGATCGACGAGGTCGAGCGCCTGGTGCGCCGCCTCGAGATCGAAGAGATGGCGCTGGAAAAGGAAGAGGACGACGCGTCCAAGGAGCGGCTGGAGAAGCTGCGCTCCGAGCTGGCCGACCAGAAAGAGAAGCTGGCCGAGCTGACCACCAGATGGCAGAACGAGAAGAGCGCCATCGACATCGTCCGCGACCTCAAGGAGCAGCTGGAGGCGTTGCGCGGGGAGTCCGAGCGCGCCGAGCGCGACGGCGACCTGGCCAAGGCCGCCGAGCTGCGCTACGGCCGCATCCCCGAGGTCGAGAAGAAGCTCGACGCCGCGCTGCCGCACGCCGAGGCGCGCGAGAACGTGATGCTCAAGGAAGAGGTCGGGCCCGACGACATCGCCGACGTGGTGTCGGCGTGGACCGGCATTCCCGCCGGACGCATGCTGGAAGGCGAGACCGCCAAGCTGCTGCGCATGGAAGACGAGCTGGGCAAGCGCGTCATCGGGCAGAAGGCGGCGGTGACCGCGGTGTCCGACGCCGTGCGCCGTTCTCGCGCCGGGGTCGCCGATCCCAACCGACCCACCGGGTCGTTCATGTTCCTCGGGCCGACCGGCGTCGGTAAGACCGAGCTGGCCAAGGCGCTGGCCGAGTTCCTGTTCGACGACGAGCGCGCGATGGTCCGCATCGACATGAGCGAGTACGGCGAGAAGCACTCGGTGGCCCGGCTGGTCGGTGCTCCGCCCGGCTACATCGGCTACGACCAGGGCGGTCAGCTGACCGAGGCGGTGCGCCGGCGCCCGTACACGGTGATCCTGTTCGACGAGATCGAAAAGGCCCACCCGGACGTGTTCGACGTGTTGCTGCAGGTGCTCGACGAGGGCCGGCTGACCGACGGGCAGGGCCGCACGGTCGACTTCCGCAACACCATCCTGATCCTGACGTCAAACCTGGGGTCGGGTGGCAGCGAGGAGCAGGTGATGGCGGCGGTGCGCTCCGCGTTCAAGCCGGAGTTCATCAACCGGCTCGACGACGTCATCATCTTCCACGGTCTCGAACCCGGTGAGCTGGTGCAGATCGTCGACATCCAGCTGGCCCAGCTGCAGAAGCGGCTCGCGCAGCGCCGCCTCACCCTCGAGGTGTCGCTGCCGGCCAAGCAGTGGCTGGCGCAGCGCGGGTTCGACCCGGTCTACGGCGCGCGGCCGTTGCGCCGGCTGGTGCAGCAGGCGATCGGCGACCAGCTGGCGAAGATGCTGCTGGCCGGCGAGGTGCACGACGGCGACACGATTCCGGTGAATGTCAGCCCCGACGGGGACGCGCTGATCCTGGGCTAA
- a CDS encoding DUF3060 domain-containing protein, which yields MNQTYKDLAPPPRRVPAAFRLAELLPFRWRYVWTLLAVAIAPIVLWIHRPAAFAAAAVLALAGIYAVHLSGARMRIGLLKWGRVATVTGTEKLSRAQHFNARLPVAHGWTVTRERWSGPNTTTKVSYTLDGHRDELEARGRGYVDGVILADVRNPARARCVTAFAYDLDRDETGNWVGRLRPRVRVGMACWLVIVVGWLVAAGLAATGTGTDLADHGLPTNVPNYGTLQVNGSGTTKTIPCNGGYLSVSGVNNTITVTGHCTSLSVAGKGNHVTIDSTDAISTAGTDNVVTYHWGSPNVANTATSNTVGQG from the coding sequence ATGAATCAGACATATAAGGACCTCGCGCCGCCGCCGCGCAGGGTTCCGGCCGCCTTCCGGCTGGCCGAGCTGCTGCCGTTTCGGTGGCGGTACGTCTGGACGCTACTGGCGGTGGCGATCGCACCGATCGTGCTGTGGATCCACCGGCCCGCGGCCTTCGCCGCGGCGGCGGTGCTCGCCCTGGCCGGGATCTATGCCGTGCACCTGTCCGGCGCGCGGATGCGAATCGGATTGCTCAAGTGGGGCCGGGTCGCAACCGTCACCGGCACTGAAAAGCTCTCGCGTGCACAGCATTTCAACGCTCGCCTGCCGGTGGCACACGGATGGACGGTCACCCGGGAGCGCTGGAGCGGTCCCAACACCACGACCAAGGTGTCCTACACACTCGACGGCCACCGGGACGAGCTCGAGGCGCGTGGGCGCGGATACGTCGACGGGGTGATCCTGGCCGACGTGCGCAATCCGGCGCGGGCCCGCTGTGTGACCGCTTTCGCCTACGACCTTGACCGCGACGAGACCGGCAACTGGGTCGGCAGGCTGCGCCCCCGGGTGCGGGTGGGGATGGCCTGCTGGTTGGTCATCGTGGTCGGGTGGCTGGTCGCGGCAGGTTTGGCGGCCACCGGGACCGGCACCGACCTCGCCGACCACGGCCTGCCCACGAACGTCCCCAACTACGGCACCTTGCAGGTCAACGGGTCCGGCACCACGAAAACGATCCCCTGCAACGGCGGCTATCTCTCGGTGAGCGGCGTGAACAACACGATCACCGTGACGGGCCACTGCACCAGCCTCAGCGTGGCCGGCAAGGGGAATCACGTCACGATCGACAGCACGGATGCGATCAGCACGGCGGGCACGGACAACGTCGTCACCTACCACTGGGGCTCGCCGAATGTCGCCAACACCGCAACGTCGAACACCGTCGGCCAGGGCTGA
- a CDS encoding FAD-binding oxidoreductase: MGLEDSDALRVLRDALAPDDSGAGGELVHRFYTHWFAVDGSVRDLFPPEMDAQRAAFGHALHWVYGELVEQRAQEPVAFLAQLGRDHRKYGVLPAHYESLRRALRTTLRAHLGQHSPGAWTDAVDEAANQSLNLITGVMSGAADAEGGPAWWDGTVIEHQRVSRDLAVVRLRLDRPMRYHPGQYVNVHVPQCPRRWRFLSPAIPADPDAGIEFHVRQVPGGLVSTAIVNETRPGDRWRLSSPHGGLQVDRDGGDVLMVAGSTGLAPLRALIMDLSRYADNPRVHLFFGARYRCELYDLPTLWQVCAHNPWLSVSPVSEYNSDPAWAADYPDVTPPRGLHVHQIGQLPEVVTKYGGWGDRQILICGGPKMVQATKAALIAKGAPAERIQHDPLSR, encoded by the coding sequence GTGGGACTAGAGGACTCCGATGCGTTGCGGGTGCTGCGCGACGCGCTGGCCCCGGACGACTCGGGCGCCGGCGGCGAGCTCGTCCACCGCTTCTACACTCACTGGTTCGCAGTCGACGGCTCGGTGCGCGACCTGTTCCCGCCCGAAATGGACGCTCAGCGAGCCGCTTTCGGCCACGCACTGCACTGGGTCTACGGCGAGCTGGTGGAGCAGCGCGCCCAGGAGCCGGTAGCCTTTCTCGCCCAGCTCGGCCGCGATCACCGCAAATACGGTGTGCTGCCGGCACATTACGAGTCGCTGCGGCGGGCGTTACGGACAACACTGCGCGCCCACTTGGGCCAACATAGCCCCGGAGCCTGGACGGATGCCGTCGACGAAGCCGCCAACCAGTCGCTGAACTTGATCACCGGAGTGATGAGCGGGGCCGCCGACGCCGAAGGGGGACCTGCGTGGTGGGACGGCACCGTCATCGAGCATCAGCGGGTCTCCCGGGACCTCGCGGTGGTGCGGCTGCGACTCGACCGCCCGATGCGCTATCACCCGGGTCAGTACGTCAACGTCCACGTTCCGCAATGCCCGCGGCGGTGGCGGTTTCTCAGTCCCGCCATCCCCGCCGACCCCGATGCCGGGATCGAGTTTCACGTCCGCCAGGTCCCCGGCGGCCTGGTCAGCACCGCGATCGTCAACGAAACCCGACCGGGCGACCGCTGGCGGTTATCGAGCCCACACGGTGGCTTACAGGTCGACCGCGACGGCGGCGACGTCCTGATGGTGGCCGGCAGCACCGGATTGGCACCGTTGCGGGCGCTGATCATGGACCTGTCCCGCTACGCGGACAACCCGCGGGTGCACCTGTTCTTCGGCGCGCGCTACCGCTGCGAGCTGTACGATCTGCCGACGCTGTGGCAGGTCTGTGCCCACAACCCCTGGCTGTCGGTCTCGCCGGTGTCGGAATACAACAGCGACCCCGCGTGGGCCGCGGATTACCCGGACGTCACGCCGCCGCGCGGCCTGCATGTTCACCAGATCGGCCAACTCCCCGAGGTGGTCACCAAATACGGCGGTTGGGGCGACCGGCAGATCCTGATCTGTGGTGGGCCGAAGATGGTCCAGGCGACCAAGGCCGCGCTGATCGCCAAAGGTGCCCCGGCGGAGCGTATTCAGCACGACCCGCTGAGCCGCTAG
- a CDS encoding aldose 1-epimerase yields the protein MHVVTLRDPTSSVAAQFVPDAGMIGISLTDSGVELLGQRRGLDAYIEAGKTMGIPILYPWANRLSSNTYTAEKVTVELTPGENGVRADPNGLPIHGTLAAYPGWRAVAESASELTAEVDFGAEPRLLASFPYPHLLTVSLRLAGRTLTVRTTVTATGKTAVPLCFGFHPYLRVPDAARGEWIIETPALRQLSLDERGLPTGGYMQQPARKEPLGDNTFDDAYDQVADGAVFAVSGGGRRLEVHFEQGYSATQIFAPPGEDLVCFEPMTAPTDALNRGGYRTARPGEPAVSVFSIRV from the coding sequence GTGCATGTGGTGACCCTGCGCGACCCCACGTCATCGGTGGCCGCACAATTCGTGCCGGACGCGGGCATGATCGGCATCTCGCTGACCGACTCCGGAGTGGAGTTGCTCGGTCAGCGGCGCGGCTTGGATGCCTACATCGAAGCCGGCAAGACCATGGGCATCCCGATTCTGTACCCGTGGGCAAATCGGCTGAGCAGCAACACTTATACGGCCGAGAAGGTGACCGTCGAGCTGACGCCGGGTGAGAACGGGGTACGGGCCGACCCCAACGGCTTGCCGATCCACGGCACCCTGGCCGCCTACCCCGGCTGGCGAGCGGTGGCGGAATCGGCCAGCGAGCTGACCGCCGAAGTCGACTTCGGCGCCGAGCCGCGGCTGCTGGCCAGCTTCCCGTATCCGCACCTTTTGACGGTATCCCTGCGGCTGGCCGGGCGGACGCTGACGGTGCGCACCACCGTCACCGCGACCGGCAAGACCGCGGTCCCGCTGTGTTTCGGATTTCACCCGTATCTACGGGTGCCCGACGCGGCGCGCGGCGAGTGGATCATCGAGACGCCGGCGCTGCGGCAGCTCAGTCTCGACGAGCGCGGCCTGCCGACCGGTGGCTACATGCAGCAGCCTGCCAGGAAAGAGCCGTTGGGCGACAACACTTTTGACGATGCGTACGACCAGGTGGCCGATGGCGCGGTGTTCGCGGTGTCCGGCGGCGGGCGCCGGCTGGAAGTGCACTTCGAGCAAGGCTATTCGGCGACCCAGATCTTCGCCCCACCCGGCGAGGACCTGGTCTGCTTCGAGCCTATGACCGCACCGACCGACGCGCTGAACCGCGGCGGTTACCGCACCGCGCGCCCCGGCGAGCCGGCGGTCTCGGTGTTCTCCATCCGGGTCTAG
- a CDS encoding YbaB/EbfC family nucleoid-associated protein, whose translation MRPEVEQLLQRWNSVLSLLDEQVERMRTEAFAVSDQTGTVEVTVNGQLRLVDLRIDPGILGLGAQEVSERINEALSEATVFANENVDAEVGDLENRVVEALAKLRDLPPAK comes from the coding sequence ATGCGTCCCGAGGTCGAGCAGCTGCTGCAGCGATGGAACTCGGTGCTGTCACTACTCGACGAGCAGGTCGAGCGGATGCGCACCGAGGCCTTCGCGGTCAGCGATCAGACCGGCACCGTCGAGGTAACTGTCAACGGTCAGCTGCGGCTAGTCGACTTGCGCATCGATCCTGGGATTCTCGGCCTCGGCGCCCAGGAGGTGTCGGAACGAATCAACGAAGCCCTGAGCGAGGCAACAGTTTTCGCGAATGAAAACGTCGATGCCGAAGTGGGCGACCTGGAGAACCGGGTTGTCGAGGCGCTGGCGAAGCTGCGGGATTTACCGCCGGCGAAGTAA